DNA sequence from the Sulfurimonas sediminis genome:
GTATTGTTTTTCTCAAGATACGTTCCAATCAGTCGCTCACCGTCTCTTAGAACAAAATCACACTTGTTATACACCTGTACAAATTCATCTGCTTCGTCCAACAGTTCTACTGCACTCTCCTGGTATTCCTTTGCTATATATGCTCCGTTGACATGGGATTTTTTCATATTTGAAAGTGTATAATAAAAGTCATCTTCACGTATATTCATCGGTATCATCATGGCATCGGCATTATTTGCTTTTATCTCTTTGTTGAGTAAAACAAACAGTCTGTTTGGACTGGCATGTTCAGCAATAAGCCCAAAGAGTTTTGTCTCTTTTTTAATCCCGTCATCCGCATTCATTGTCTCGACTTCTGCCATTCTTTCACTCATTGTATCCCCCATAGTTCTTTTGCTTCTTCTTCTTCAATCCGGCATCTGTTACAGATTTTCTCTCCACCCTGATAGGCAAAAAAGTTCCCGCATTCATCACATCTTTTAATGTCAAAACGCACCAAAGTCTCAATTTTCGGTTCAAAAAAAGTGCTGAGCGAAAATGTTTTTCTCAGCGTTAAAGAATTTGGTTCACAAACATCATGACAGCTGTGACACTGTACACAGGCAAGCGGATTAAAATCAATTTTACTGCCTCTGTGATCTGAGCTTAGAGCACCGGTTGGACAGATTCTATAACACATCTGACAATTGGTACATGTAATCTCATCCAGATCCTTTTGTGAAATAAATGAGATGTCCTCTACCGAAATCGTATGATACATTTCGGGCACTTTGGCACGCTTCATAGCCATAAGCAGCAGGCTTCGCCTGTCCGGTATAGTCTTCTCTTTTATTTTCATGATATCTTTTGCTGTAACTGTATGTCTCTTTACGTTCGTATCACTCGCATCAACTTCATTTTGCAGTTGCTGTTTGATAGATATTGCAGTTTTAACACCCTCTTTTGAGAGCAGTTTGCGCCGGCTTAAAGTATCACTTTCTTTTTTTATTTCAAAATTCAATGCTGCAACACTCAGGCTTTTTTCCTGTTGCATCGCTTCAAGCAGGAAATTCACCTCCTCTGCTCTGTTGTTTATAACAGCAAGATTTGTTTTTGCTATTTCACACTCGCCACAGGGTCCCACATCCAGAGTGATTTTTTCTGCAGATATCAATGCAAGACTCAACAACTCTTCAACACTCAATGAGGCTATACAGGGAAAATTTTCATCTTTACATGTAAGCACACTCTTTTCATCTTCCAAAAACTGGAAAATATAATTCATTGGGTTAAAATCATCCAGTGTATATGCCGCAGTAGGGCAAACCGCATCACAGCCTCCACAGCCTACACATTCACTCGGTGTGAAGGAGATTGTAGAGTTTTCCAGATGAATTGTTTGGACAGGGCATGCAGTTACACATTTGTCACATATTGCAAACTTGTTTGAAGTATGCACACATTTGCTGACATCTAAAGTTAAAAGGCTCATGCTTGGTGATTGTATCCGCTGTTTTTTAATTCTGTGAGGTATTCAAAGTCACTCATAAGGAACTCCAAAGCCAAATCAGCCGCATCAAAATAAAAAGCTGTGCCTGCCTCACTTTTCACATTGAGCAAATACATTGGTGCCCACTCTAAAATATGGTCTCGCATAAAACCGTACTGAATTTGTGCAATCTCCTGTGCCACTTTGGAATTACCCTCTTCAAGTGCCTTTAGCTCTGCTCTGCAGAGTTCATACATAAATTCCAGCTCAATCGCTATATGATCTGCCGCCATAACACGTGCCTTGTCAAGCTGTACATTAAATTCAAAAGCATTAAAAATAGCTTGTACAGGGTTGTCTCCACCTGTTTCAAGCATCTGGTCATCTCTCGTGTAAAACGATTCATACGGAATAAGATGCAGTAGGAAAAGGTTAGTAAAATCAACATTCAAATATCTTTCTATCAAATCTTTTGAATCAAGCTCTTTTCTTTTTTTCCATTCTTTGAATGTTGGAAAAAAAGAGAGCATATTTTCGTCTTCTTCTATTGATTTTAATAGCCCTTCATCAATTTCACTCATCATAATTCTTGAGATAAGTGCATACAAATTTATTCTTGCAGTCTGCTCTTGTTTTAAATCATTATTCATTAAAAATGTGCCTTTTGGAAATTTTCTTATAACAGAAGTATAGTAAAGCCACACTTGAAGTGGGCTTTAACTTTGTTGTTAAACGTCTTTAATATTGAACTCGTAAGCCTTCTGGCTTGGTTTTACCGGACGTTTAATATGATATGGACGGCGTAGTTTGTCTGCCGCAGTCAACGGACGAGTCAATTGATCTCTCCATGCCTGATAGACTTTAAAGTTGTTTTCATAGTTAACTTTAATATCACCTATCTTGTCATCAGCACCTGCTTTGGTGATGATAACTTTTTGGTGCCAGCCATGATTTCCTGCAATAGGATCCGGATGACAAGGCGCTACAGCATTCTGCCATGCACCACTGAGACCATCCCACCAGATATTATCAAGATCTTTATTGTACTCTTTAAACTGCCATGCCTCATGTGGTTTGATACCCTCAGTCGGTTTCATTGTTCCGACTTTTCCGTCATCAGTCATTTCATACTTAGGAGAACCTAAGCTCATAATGCCTAACTGGTGCTCAAAACCTGGAATAGCTACAGAGTCTTTGAGTTTCCAACGACCGGCATGGTGTGAACATGCAAGAACACCAGGACGTGTTGCTTCAGTTGGTACAGCCATTGCAATAAAATAACCGCTTTTGATACCCGTAAGCGTATCCTGAATTTGAACCTTAATCGCATCACCACGTTTAATACCGAGTTTTTCGGCATCTTTTGTATAAATCCAGACAGGATTATGGTTTTGTGAAATCTCCATCAAGTGTTTGGAGTTCACAGAACGCGTGTGAATATTGTATGGCAGACGATAAATCGTATTTAATGCAAACTCATTATCCGCTTTCATGTGTTTGTGGTGTACCTGTGTTACAAGGTGTACCATTTTATCACTCTCTGCATCATTTCTTGGGTAGATTGGAATTGCATATTCCGGCCATTTCCACTCTTCTGCCAGCCACTCAGAGAAGAACTCAAGTTTTTTACTTAATGAATGAAAGCCTTCACGCAATTTTCCATCAGTTTCAATACCGATAGATTTTTTGAAATTACCGTCTTTTACCCATAATGCACCAAACTCATCTTTAGTTACTTCGTCTTTAGAATATTTATGACCGTGTGCATGGTAATATGTTCCATCAAATTCAAGTTCTTCTTCCTGAGGCTTATATACATCAGTTTTTTCTGTCCAGGCACCATGATCTCTCATATAGCTGTACACAGGAAACTCTTCTTTTGCATACAGTTTTGTCGCTTCGGCTTTTAATTTCGGTAAAAGACTCATCGCCGCATCAAAATACTCTGGAACAGTTACCGCACGAGACGGATCTTTTTTACTTGCCCAGTATTTTCTGATTCCCAATGAACCATCCGGATCTACATAATCTACGATTAGATTTGGCCAGAATTCACTCTCTTCCCATACTTCACCCAGACCAAATTTCATATGTGCTTCAAGTGTAGCACGTTCCGGTCTTTTTGCTTTCCACCCTGATTTTTCAGCAGCTACACGAAGAACAGCCTGACGGAACTCTATACGCTGTTCCGGTTTTGAAGGTGTTGACTGTTGATCATTTCTTTCACCCGCCAGTCCAACAGGCAGTACATAATCACAGTACCAGTTTGTTTCAGACCAGGTAGGAGACAGGTTAAATGACAATTCAAACTTATCTTCACGCTTGAGTGCTTCTATCCATCTGAATCCATCCGGATTAATCCATAAAGGATTGTGCATTCTTGGAATATAAACAGCCATAGACTTAGGAATCTTCAACCCACGTTTTGTCCATTTTTCATGCCACGCGTCATCCATCATGATTTGTGGCATCATATAACCCATTTCGTATGTTGAAATAGGATACTCCGGCGGCCATGCAATTTCATTCCATGCATCAGTTTTTTCAGGATGCTTCCCTGCAACTGTGGCTTTGTCACCTTTTCCTGCAACTGAAATTTCATGCCAGTGGTGCATACCCACTCCACCGATATCTCCACGCATAGCGCCAACAAAAACAAGAGGCAGGAAACCTGCACGTGTATTCATCCAGCCACCACGGTGACCAATCGGTCCTGCACGCCATAAATATGTAGCAACTTTAGCTCCTGCAGGTACAAACATTTCCCACAGTTCATCTAACTTATACTCCATGCCTTCAAGTTTACACTCTTTTGCAACAAACTCTTTTGTATACGGAGCATACAACTCTTTTGCCACTTCAATAAAAGACTCGTAACTGTCGTCTTTTGGCATTTTCGAAATATAACCATAACCAATCATCTTTTGAAGATAATCTTTGTTGGCCATCAGTCTGTCCCAGTTAACCCACTCTTTTACAAATTCATGATTGACAATATCCGAACCGTCTTTTTTCTTTTCATTTAAAATACGATTTGTCAAGTATAAGTAAAGCGCAGCTTCTGTTCCCGGCCAACATGGAATCCATAAATCTGCCATACCTGCAGAGTTACTCATTCTAGGGTCAATAACAACCATTTTTGCACCGCGTTTACGCGCTTCTGCAATCAAACCTGCTGATTGCTGGAAATAGTGACCTGCATCTGCCGCATGTGATGATTGTAAAAATATCAGATCTGCATTTGCCCAGTCTGGTGAGTTTCTGTCATCATTCGCCCATTGGATAGTTCCCTGACGGGCTCCTGCTGAACAGATATTTGTATGTGAATTGTATCCGTCAATCCCTAAAGACTGTGGTACACGCGGACCAAAACCATTTTCATTTGGACGACCGACATGATACATGATAGATTTTTTAGAAATCTCATCACCTTTTGCAAGTGTGTCATGCATTTTCTTACCAATGGCAGCCATCGCTTCATCCCAAGTGACACGAACCCACTTTCCTTCACCACGCTTGGAACCCGGCGCACGTTTAATAGGAAACGGAATACGATCCGGATCATACATTTGAGAAGTTACAGCATACCCTTTGGCACAGTTTCTACCGCGAGAACCTGTATGTAACGGATTACCCATATATTTTCTTACCGTCATAGTATCTTTGTTAACCCATGCAGTCAGACCACAACCTGCTTCACAGTTTGAACAAACTGTAGGAACGATTGTATAATTGTTTACCTGGATACCGTCAGGATTTTCAGCACTTCTTACACCATGGCGCTCAATACCGCCACGTTTCCAGTCATCTCCGTCAAGCTCCGCAAAATTGTCCCACTCTGATTGGTCAGGATAAAAAGAAATTGTATCAGGGGTGTTTGTAAACTTACTTTGGCTAACAGATTCGGCAATTGCATCTGTTGCAAATACCCCTTTAGCTATGGCTACACCAGCTACGCTGAATGCAGCACCTTTTAAAAATGTTCTTCTACTTTGTAAATACATTTATACTTTCTCCTTAACTCATTGGTAATAATTGTGGAATAACTAGCCAAACATGTTTAACTACCCACAGACCTACGATAGCCAAAATAGCTGCGAGGTTTAAAAGACTGCTACTATTACTCACTCGTGAAAGCGCAACCAGTATCATTGGTAAGATATATGCAACCCACTGTCCAATCCAGAACATTGTAGCATACTCACCATCGCCTTTAACATAGCCTAAGATAGCTGCAACTTCTTCAGCTTTCATAGCACCGAAAATGTACTCTGACATGTAAATGATAAATGCCATTAAGGCACTTAATCCTAAAATCGCTCCAAAGAAATTTTTTGTCTCATCGCTTAATTTAGAGCCGCCGAGAAGGATAATTGCCGCAGAACCGGAAAGTGTTGCTGCTAAAATCATTTGTGCTGATTCTGTCGGCATTTGCCATAATTCTCGTGCTGTTGCTTCAGCCATAATACCGGCAGTATAAAGTGTTACAGGAATTGCTAAAAGCGTCACCCAAAAAAGTGTTTTATCAAAGAACACAGTAGGTTGCTTTGTTAATAAACATTTTTCTTTTCTTATCATTACTGCAATCATAACAAATTCTAAACCTACGAACAGAGTTGCCATCCAGGCACCGACTGTAATTGCTGATGTCCAGTGAGGATAAAAGAATATATGCCACATTCTCCACATTTGGTGCAGATCCAACCATGTGAAAACCAGGAAAATATTCATAAAGATAAAAGAAGTAATCATAACAGGCGTTCTCAGTCCGTTCATTTCACTCGGATTTTTCTTCAATAAAAGAAAAAGCATAAATACCAGACCGGTACCGATACTTTTTGCCCACATATTCATTGTTACATACCAACCCCAGAATATATCAGGAATTGCAACATCTAGAGTTACTACAGCATTTGTTGCTGCTAAAGTTTCATGTACCATTAGTGATGCCCCCCTAGTGGAAGTGTTGTAATATTGTTAAACAGGTTATACCCTTCTTCTCTTCTTGATGCAAGAGGATTAAGACTCGCTTGTCCTGCTCCGACATAATAATGATGAGGATTTGTTCCCTTTTCAGGTTTACGAACCTGTACATCTCTGTGATCTTGAATATATCTTGAAATATTTGATGCAGGATCTTCCAAATCACCAAAAATATTTGCTTCTACCGGACAGGCAACCACACAGGCCGGCATCATCGACGATGCAATACGGTGTGCACAGTAGGTACACTTATCAGCAGTCTGCGTTTCAGGATCAATGTATATTGCACCGTACGGACAGGCCATAACACAACCGGCACAGCCGATACATCTCTCTTTGTCAATGTTTACAATACCATTGTCAATATAGTGAAGAGCCGATACCGGACAAATTCTTTCACATGGTGCATTTTCACAATGATTACATCTAAGAGGGGTGAATGTTCTCTTAGTTTCAGGGAAAGTTCCCACATCTACATATTTAACACGAAGTCTCCATGTACTCAGTGGAACTTCATTCTCCACTTTACATGCGATCTCACAACCTTTACAACCCATACACAGGTGTAAATCAACTAGGAAACCTAATTGCATATATTCTCCTTTGGCCTTCAGTGGCTTTTTTTAAGATTTATAACTACGACTTATTAACACTAAAAGAAGCCCTTATGCACGGCATTTCAGGCTTTTTTTACTGTAGATATATTAACGCATGAACCTTAAAGAAGTAATAAAAGAGTGATATATTTTTGATAATTTTTTCAGTATGGGTATATCGGGGAAATTAATATTTCAAAGATTTATATTAGTTATAAAATAAAATTTTATAACTAATATATTATAATCAGACTGCTTATTTATTTTAGGCGAACACGAACAGACTGTTCATGAGCGGTTAATCCTTCTGTATTTGCAATCAAAGCACACTCTTCTCCAATCTCATTGATAGCATTTTTACTAAATGAAATAATAGAACTTTTTTTCATAAAATTTTCAACACCAAGCGGTGAATAAAATTTTGCTGTACCCCCCGTAGGAAGCGTGTGGTTTGGTCCTGCAACATAGTCGCCTATAGCCTCAGGTGTGTTGTGTCCCAAGAATATTGCTCCGGCATGCTTGATATACGGCAAAAGTTCAAAAGGGCTCATCGTAGCGACTTCAAGATGTTCGGGTGCTATTTTGTTCATCAAATCAACCGCTTCATCCATATCTTTTGTCACGATGATTGCGCCTCTTTCTTCTATAGATTTTCGGGCTATCTCTTGGCGTGGAAGTTTTGTAAGCCATATTTCAATTTCGTCTTTTACAGCATCAGCCAGTTTTTGTGAAGGTGTAATCAAAATAGAACTTGCCATTTCGTCATGTTCTGCCTGAGAAAGCAAATCTATAGCCAGATGGTTGGCATTGGCACTCTCATCTGCCAAAATACCTATTTCACTCGGCCCGGCTATCATGTCAATATTGACTTCGCCGAAAACCATTTTTTTAGCCGTTGCCACAAAAATATTTCCAGGCCCTGTAATAACATCCACTTTCGGAATTGTCTCGGTTCCATACGCCATTGCCGCGATAGCACTTGCTCCACCCACTTTGTAGACCTCACGCACACCGCAAAGATGACAGGCAGCGAGCAAAAGCTCATTTGGTTCATTATCCGGTGTCGGCGTACAGATAACAATGTTTTCAACACCCGCAACCTGAGCAGGAATAACGTTCATAAGCAAAGATGAAGGGTAGGCTGCTTTTCCTCCGGGAATATAAAGCCCCGCGCTCTCAACCGGAGTCACCTGCTGTCCTAAAATCGTTCCGTTTGCTTCTGTATCAAACCATGATTTCGGTTTTTGCTTTTCATGATATGCTTTTATTCTGTCATAGGCAAGATGCAGGGCATCTTTAAGCTTTTTGTCAATATTTTCATAGGCTTTTTGCATAGATGCTGTCGTTATTTTTAAGTCTGCATCATTTTTTGGTGTCCAGTTGTCAAACTTGCTGATATGTGATCGCAAAGCCAGGTTTTTATCTGTTTTGATATCTTCGATAATATCACCTACTATGCCACTTACATGGGCAATATCCATCTTTCCGCGCGCTAAAAGCTCTTCAAACTTTCCGTCAAAATCATTATCAGTCGATTTTACAAATATCATTACTTCTTCACTCTCTTTTGGTTTGTATTAAATTCTTTTTGCACTATCTCTAATGCCTGTAAAAACACATCTTTTTTTGCATATCCTAAAAGTGGCTGAAACATGGGGTCACCGTTTGGTAACAAAAACCATATTCCCGGAAGCCCCGGAGTATTTTGTGCCAGGACAGCCGGAATATAATCTCTTTTGTCCGTCCATGAACGTACAGCAATAAAATTTTTATTTATCTTCTGCACAACTTTTTCATCTTTAAGTGTTGTTTTATCAAGGAGCAGACAATATTTACAAGAGTGACTTGAAATAATAAAAAGCACAGGCTTATGCTCTTTTTGTGCCTGAGCCATCCCCTCTTGATAATCTTTTGCCCAGTGTATCTCATCAGCCATCAAAGATGTTGTAAGTACAAATGCCAGTACCAATAATAATTTACCCATGTTTTTTTACCTTTTTTAAGAGTTCTTTTGCACATTCCTGTGCTGATTTTTCAGTCACATCTATGATGATATCTGCCAACTTCAGATACTGAGGTCGTCGTTCATCATAAAGTTTTTTTGCTTTTTTCAAATCAGCAAGCAACGGTCTTTTTTTCAACTTTCTTTTTGCATTGGGGTGTTCTTTTAATCGTTTAATGATAGCATCAAAAGGAGAATCCAATAAAACAATTGTACCTATTTTTTGTAAATTAGTCTGCTTATAAAAACCGCCGCCTGTAGAAATGAGTGTATCATGCACACTTGTTTCCAGCCATTTTGCAACCCGTTTTTCCAGTTTTCTAAAATACTCTTCACCGTTTTCTTCAAATATCTTTTTAATTTTTCTGTTTTCCATACTTTCTATAATGTCGTCAGTGTCTATCGTCATATACGAAGAATATTTGAGCGCTTCACGCGCTATGCTTCCTTTGCCTACACCCATGAAACCTATCAGTACAATGTTTTTCATTTGATATCCCATACAAATTTAAAATGATTTTATCATATTTAGCATAAAAGTTTTCCATTTATCAACTGTTGGTATAATATCTTCTTTAAAAAATCAACAGTAGGTTTATTATGAAAAACAAAAAGTTTATCACTCTAGGGTTTGCATCGGTTGCGACATCAATAGCGCTTATGTTTTCTTCTTCTTTATTTGCAGAAAGTTCCATAAAAGATGCACAGGCTTCTAGACTTCAGGCTTTGGAAAAATTCACAAAAGTCATCAGCATAGTACAACAATATGATGTTGATGATGTGACGATAGAAGAACTTATAGACAAAGCCCTTGACGGTATGATGAAAAATCTTGATGCCCATTCAAATTATCTGACAGAAAAAGATTACAAACGCCTAAAAGTACAAACAGAAGGTGAATTTGGCGGTCTGGGAATTACTGTTGGCATGAAAGACGGTGCACTCACAGTTATCTCTCCTATTGACGGAACACCGGCAGACAAAGCAGGGCTTAAAGCAGGTGATATAATTTTAAAAATTGATGACAAGTCAACCATCGGCATGACTATAGATGAAGCGGTATCCCTTATGCGGGGAAAAGTCGGAGAACCTATTGATTTACTGATAGTCAGAGAGGGAGAACTCAAGCCTCTTTCTATCCATATTGTCCGTGATATCATCAAAATAGAATCTGTACATGCAAAAGTAATTAATAATGATATTTTATACATACGCGTTGCCAGTTTTGACAAAAAAGTTGTAGAAGATGTTACGAAAGAGATAAACAAACGCAAAGCCTCCACGAAGGGTATTATTTTAGACTTAAGAAACAATCCCGGCGGATTACTCGACCAGGCAGTAGGTTTGGTTGACTCTTTTGTCGACAGCGGAGTGATAGTTTCCCAAAAAGGAAGACGAAAAATTGAAAACAAAACCTACAGCGCTCATGCGTCAAACACTCTCACAAAGGTTCCTTTGGTTGTTTTAGTCAATGGGGGAAGTGCCAGTGCCAGTGAGATTGTAAGTGGTGCACTGCAAGACCACAAACGCGCTGTGCTCGTAGGAGAAAATACTTTTGGAAAAGGAAGTGTACAGGTTGTCCTGCCTATTACAAAAACTGAAGCGATAAAACTCACAATAGCAAGATACTATCTCCCAAGTGGAAGAACTATTCAAGCCGTAGGTGTGAAGCCTGACGTAGTCGTTACTCCAGGTGAGCTTAAAACACATAAAAACGAATTTGCCATAAAAGAAGCTGACCTGAAAAAACACCTGCAAGAAGAACTTGAAAAAGTTGACGGAAAAAAAGAAGAGACTAAAGAAGATAAAAAAGATAAAAAAGATATAATTACGCCAGAAATGCTCAACAAAGACATTCAACTCAAAGAAGCCGTTGACATCATAAAAGCTCTTGTAATAATGAAAGGATAAAAAACGTGGAAAAAAAAGAATTACTTTACGAAGGTAAAGCAAAAAAACTATACGCGACAGAAGATGAGAATTTAGTCATTTCTGAATTTAAAGATGACTTAACAGCATTTAATGGCGAAAAAAAATCCAGCGAAGTCGGAAAAGGAGCACTGAACAATAAAATTTCTACAGAATTGTTCAAACTCTTAGAAAAAAATGGTATTCCTACCCATTTTGTGAAAATGCTCGATGATAATCATATGCTTCATAAAAAAGTTGATGTTATTCTCATAGAGGTCATTGTTCGCAATATTGCAACAGGAAGTCTTACTCGTAATCTTGGTATTGAAGACGGTACAGTTCTACCTTTTACTCTTGTAGAGTTTGACTACAAAAATGATGAGCTTGGTGATCCTAAACTCAATGACCAGCATGCACTGATTCTTGGACTGGTTGATTTTCAGGATGAGCTTGACAAACTTCGCCGTATGGCTCGACAGGTAAATGATATTTTAAAGCCTTATTTTGCCCAAAAAGGTTTAAATCTAGTCGATTTTAAACTTGAATTTGGAAAAGACAAAGAGGGAAATATCATTCTCATTGATGAAATTTCACCGGACAACTGCCGTTTTTGGGATATGAAAAGTGGTGAAAAAATGGATAAAGACAGATTCCGTCAAGGACTTGGTGGCGTTACAGTAGCTTACGAGCAAGTATTAAACAGAATATTAGGAAAGTAATAAATGAAAGCAATAGTAAATGTATTTTTAAAAGCAGGCGTATTGGACTCACAGGGAAAAGCTGTACACCATGCCCTTAACTCTCTACAATTTAGCAATGTTGAAGATGTTCGTGTAGGCAAACAGATCATACTCAAACTGAATGAAACAGACAAAGAAAAAGCAATGTCTGATGTGACAAAAATGTGTGAAGATCTTTTGGCAAACACCGTAATTGAAGACTATACTATAGAGCTTGTATAATGAAAGTTTCTATTTTACAATTTCCGGGAACGAACTGTGAATATGATACACAGTATGCTTTTGAAAAACTTGGTGCACAGACACAGATAGTATGGCACAAATCTACAACAATACCCGAAGACACCGATTTGCTTGTAGTAGCAGGAGGATTTTCCTATGGTGATTATCTCAGAAGCGGCGCTATTGCGAAATTCAGCCCTGTTATGTCTGCGGTAAAAGAGTATGCAGACAATGGCGGCAAAATTTTAGGTATCTGTAACGGTTTTCAGGTTTTGACAGAAGCGAGACTTCTTCCCGGCGCACTGAAGCGTAACGAAGGATTGCACTTTATTTCAAAACATCATTACCTAAAAGTAGAAAATAATGACAATGTGTTTTTAGAAA
Encoded proteins:
- a CDS encoding S41 family peptidase, which gives rise to MKNKKFITLGFASVATSIALMFSSSLFAESSIKDAQASRLQALEKFTKVISIVQQYDVDDVTIEELIDKALDGMMKNLDAHSNYLTEKDYKRLKVQTEGEFGGLGITVGMKDGALTVISPIDGTPADKAGLKAGDIILKIDDKSTIGMTIDEAVSLMRGKVGEPIDLLIVREGELKPLSIHIVRDIIKIESVHAKVINNDILYIRVASFDKKVVEDVTKEINKRKASTKGIILDLRNNPGGLLDQAVGLVDSFVDSGVIVSQKGRRKIENKTYSAHASNTLTKVPLVVLVNGGSASASEIVSGALQDHKRAVLVGENTFGKGSVQVVLPITKTEAIKLTIARYYLPSGRTIQAVGVKPDVVVTPGELKTHKNEFAIKEADLKKHLQEELEKVDGKKEETKEDKKDKKDIITPEMLNKDIQLKEAVDIIKALVIMKG
- the purC gene encoding phosphoribosylaminoimidazolesuccinocarboxamide synthase; this translates as MEKKELLYEGKAKKLYATEDENLVISEFKDDLTAFNGEKKSSEVGKGALNNKISTELFKLLEKNGIPTHFVKMLDDNHMLHKKVDVILIEVIVRNIATGSLTRNLGIEDGTVLPFTLVEFDYKNDELGDPKLNDQHALILGLVDFQDELDKLRRMARQVNDILKPYFAQKGLNLVDFKLEFGKDKEGNIILIDEISPDNCRFWDMKSGEKMDKDRFRQGLGGVTVAYEQVLNRILGK
- the purS gene encoding phosphoribosylformylglycinamidine synthase subunit PurS; this encodes MKAIVNVFLKAGVLDSQGKAVHHALNSLQFSNVEDVRVGKQIILKLNETDKEKAMSDVTKMCEDLLANTVIEDYTIELV
- the purQ gene encoding phosphoribosylformylglycinamidine synthase I encodes the protein MKVSILQFPGTNCEYDTQYAFEKLGAQTQIVWHKSTTIPEDTDLLVVAGGFSYGDYLRSGAIAKFSPVMSAVKEYADNGGKILGICNGFQVLTEARLLPGALKRNEGLHFISKHHYLKVENNDNVFLEKLNTGDIVNIPIAHHDGNYYIDDEGLAELESNGQILLKYTDANGEIQNPNGSVAGIAGVCNKEKNIFGLMPHPERAMESLLGSDDGIKMLEGFLAS